A single region of the Salarchaeum japonicum genome encodes:
- the rqcH gene encoding ribosome rescue protein RqcH, whose protein sequence is MSEKREMTSVDLVALTAELNTYAGAKVDKVYLYGDDLVRLKMRDFDRGRVELLVETGETKRAHVSAPEHVPDAPGRPPDFAKMLRNRLSGADFHAVRQHGFDRILEFEFRREDADTKIVAELFGDGNVAVLDENGEVVDCLETVRLSSRTVAPGAQYGFPSQRVNPLDLDYEAFAAQMRDSDTDLVRTVATQLNFGGLYGEELCTRAGVEKTMDIADAGEDEYRALYDAMTRLFDPIQSGDLDPRVYYDEDDGDSRVDVTPVPLEEYAGRESEAFDSFNGALDDYFTNLGGTEEEEGGEGPTKPDFQSEIEKQERIIAQQESAIEDFEREAEQEREKAELLYGNYDLVDDILSTVRDARAAGHSWSDIDERFAEGEERGIEAAEHVQGVNEQQGTVRVRLDGHTISLDPEEGVEKNADDLYTEAKRIQEKKEGALEAIENTREELEAVRERKENWEAPEEPEEPEEVDWLARSSIPVRKPETWYDRFRWFRTSDGFLVLGGRNADQNEELVSKYMDGYDRFFHTQAHGGPVTILKTTEPSEPSKDIDVPDQSLEEAARFAVTYSSVWKDGRGAGDAYMVMPDQVSKTAESGEYLSKGGFAIRGDRTYFRDIAVGCVVGIQCEGETRVVGGPPSAIEPRAETVVELEPGEFAQGDAAKRIYREFRERFADTSFVRKVASPDEIQKFMPPGGSRLVE, encoded by the coding sequence ATGAGCGAGAAACGCGAGATGACGAGCGTCGACCTCGTCGCCCTCACCGCGGAACTCAACACGTACGCGGGGGCGAAAGTCGACAAGGTCTATCTCTACGGGGACGACCTCGTCCGACTGAAGATGCGGGACTTCGACCGCGGGCGCGTCGAACTCCTCGTGGAGACGGGGGAGACGAAGCGCGCGCACGTCTCCGCGCCCGAGCACGTCCCGGACGCGCCGGGGCGGCCGCCGGACTTCGCGAAGATGCTCCGCAACCGCCTCTCGGGCGCTGACTTCCACGCGGTCCGCCAGCACGGCTTCGACCGCATCCTGGAGTTCGAGTTCCGGCGGGAGGACGCGGACACGAAGATCGTCGCGGAGCTGTTCGGCGACGGGAACGTCGCGGTGCTGGACGAGAACGGCGAGGTCGTTGACTGCCTCGAAACCGTCCGCTTGTCCTCGCGAACCGTCGCGCCGGGCGCGCAGTACGGCTTTCCGTCCCAGCGCGTGAACCCCCTCGACCTCGACTACGAGGCGTTCGCGGCGCAGATGCGGGACTCCGACACCGACCTCGTGCGCACGGTCGCCACCCAGCTCAACTTCGGCGGGCTCTACGGCGAGGAACTCTGCACGCGCGCGGGCGTCGAGAAGACGATGGACATCGCGGACGCCGGCGAGGACGAGTACCGCGCGCTCTACGACGCGATGACGCGGCTGTTCGACCCGATTCAGTCCGGCGACCTCGACCCCCGAGTCTACTACGACGAAGACGACGGTGACTCCCGGGTGGACGTGACGCCGGTGCCGCTGGAGGAGTACGCGGGCCGCGAGTCGGAGGCGTTCGACTCCTTCAACGGGGCGCTCGACGACTACTTCACGAACCTCGGCGGCACCGAGGAGGAGGAGGGCGGCGAGGGCCCGACGAAGCCGGACTTCCAGTCCGAAATCGAGAAACAGGAGCGCATCATCGCCCAGCAGGAGTCCGCCATCGAGGACTTCGAGCGGGAGGCCGAACAGGAGCGCGAGAAGGCCGAGTTGCTCTACGGGAACTACGACCTCGTGGACGACATCCTCTCCACGGTTCGCGACGCTCGCGCGGCCGGCCACTCCTGGAGCGACATCGATGAGCGGTTCGCGGAGGGCGAGGAGCGCGGCATCGAGGCCGCAGAACACGTTCAGGGCGTGAACGAACAGCAGGGGACGGTGCGGGTGCGACTGGACGGTCACACCATCAGTCTCGACCCCGAGGAGGGCGTGGAGAAGAACGCGGACGACCTCTACACGGAGGCCAAACGCATCCAGGAGAAGAAGGAGGGCGCGCTCGAAGCCATCGAGAACACCCGGGAGGAACTCGAAGCCGTCCGCGAGCGCAAGGAGAACTGGGAGGCCCCCGAGGAACCCGAGGAACCGGAGGAGGTCGATTGGCTCGCCCGGAGTTCGATTCCCGTCCGGAAGCCCGAGACGTGGTACGACCGATTCCGGTGGTTCCGCACGAGCGACGGCTTCCTCGTGCTCGGCGGGCGGAACGCCGACCAGAACGAGGAACTCGTCTCCAAGTACATGGACGGCTACGACCGCTTTTTCCACACGCAGGCCCACGGCGGTCCCGTCACGATTCTGAAGACGACGGAGCCGAGCGAGCCATCGAAGGACATCGACGTGCCCGACCAATCGCTGGAGGAGGCGGCGCGGTTCGCGGTGACGTACTCGTCGGTCTGGAAGGACGGCCGGGGCGCGGGCGACGCCTACATGGTGATGCCCGACCAGGTGTCGAAGACCGCGGAGTCCGGCGAGTACCTCTCGAAGGGCGGGTTCGCCATCCGGGGCGACCGCACGTACTTCCGGGACATCGCGGTCGGGTGCGTGGTCGGCATCCAGTGCGAGGGCGAGACGCGCGTCGTCGGCGGGCCGCCGTCCGCCATCGAACCACGAGCGGAGACCGTGGTGGAGCTCGAACCCGGCGAGTTCGCGCAGGGCGACGCCGCGAAACGCATCTACCGCGAGTTCCGCGAGCGGTTCGCGGACACGTCGTTCGTGCGGAAGGTCGCGAGCCCGGACGAGATTCAGAAGTTCATGCCGCCGGGCGGGAGCCGACTCGTCGAGTAG
- a CDS encoding ZIP family metal transporter: MQALLGGIVIAGMNMLGATLVLVWRNPSERSLDGLLGFAAGVMLSASFTSLILPGIDAAGGGSTGALQVVAGILLGVLVLDQADRWVPHVHVLITGRKRADQATQNARYASVVLFIVAITIHNMPEGLAVGVGFGSGNVGEALALMLAIGLQNIPEGLAVSVAAINAGFDRSTYAALTGIRAGVVEIPIAVLGAYAIQLSTGILPYAMGFAAGGMLFVISDEIVPETHARGHERIATLGTMLGVVLMLYLDVALAA; encoded by the coding sequence ATGCAGGCGCTCCTCGGCGGCATCGTCATCGCGGGGATGAACATGCTGGGCGCGACGCTCGTGCTCGTCTGGCGCAACCCCAGCGAGCGCTCGCTCGACGGCCTCCTCGGGTTCGCCGCGGGCGTGATGCTGTCCGCGAGCTTCACCAGCCTCATCCTCCCCGGTATCGACGCCGCCGGCGGCGGGAGCACGGGCGCGCTCCAGGTCGTCGCCGGCATCCTCCTCGGCGTGCTCGTGCTCGACCAGGCCGACCGCTGGGTGCCCCACGTCCACGTCCTCATCACCGGCCGCAAGCGCGCCGACCAGGCGACGCAGAACGCCCGGTACGCGTCCGTCGTCCTGTTCATCGTCGCCATCACCATCCACAACATGCCCGAGGGGCTCGCCGTCGGCGTCGGGTTCGGCTCCGGGAACGTCGGCGAAGCGCTCGCATTGATGCTCGCCATCGGCCTCCAGAACATCCCCGAGGGCCTCGCCGTCTCCGTCGCCGCCATCAACGCCGGGTTCGACCGCTCGACGTATGCCGCGCTCACCGGCATCCGCGCCGGCGTCGTCGAAATCCCCATCGCCGTCCTCGGCGCGTACGCCATCCAGCTCTCCACCGGCATCCTCCCGTACGCCATGGGGTTCGCCGCCGGCGGGATGCTGTTCGTCATCTCGGACGAAATCGTCCCCGAGACACACGCGCGCGGCCACGAGCGCATCGCGACGCTCGGCACGATGCTCGGCGTCGTCCTCATGCTCTACCTCGACGTGGCGCTCGCCGCGTAA